In Candidatus Jidaibacter acanthamoeba, the genomic window AAACTTGCGAGTATTGCCGAAATTTCAAGCAGCAGTTTAGAAATAATTGAAGATAGAGCGGAAACAAATGCCGGATGGACGCAGGAAGTCGATAATCTTGATAAATCTACTCAGCTGAACTTATCTAAAAAAGTTATACCAGTGCATGAATTATATGCACAGCCTAAGCTCACTCAAAAACTTATTGATGATACCAGCATTGACCTTGAATCCTGGATGGCTAATAAGCTGATTGACATATTTGAGAGAAAAGAAAATGAAGCATTTATAAGCGGAGACGGTGAAGGTAAACCAAAAGGCATGCTTACCTACAGAGCAGGTAAAGAATGGGGTAAAATTGAGCAGATCCATTCTTCGGTTAACGGCAAGATTACCGCGGAAAGTATAGTTAAATTATTTTTTAGTTTAAAAAATGCCTATACAAATAATGCAAAATTTTTAATGAGCCGTGATGCAATGCAAAGCATAAGGACTTTAAAGGACCCGGTAAGCGGGATATATTTATGGCAGCCGGCTCTTGAGCATAAGGTACCTAATACTTTACTCGGAGCAGAAGTGGTTGAATCAGCGGATATGCCCAGCATGAAAGACGGTAGCTTATCAATTATTTACGGTGATTTCAAGCATGCTTACCAAATAGCGGATAGACAGGATATAAGAATTTTAAGGGATCCGTTTACCAATAAACCATTCGTTAAATTCTATACCACTAAGAGAGTAGGGGGCGATGTAATTAACTTCGAAGCTCTTAAGATAATGAAGCTTAGTGCTTAATGAATTTAGGGAGATATTTTTATCTCCCTAATATTTCCCTTCCCTCGCTAAAGCTTTAGGGGATGTAATCTAGTTGGAGGCATTGTGTGTGTATTTGGTTTATATAAATGCGTCCGGCTAGCTCCTTAAAGTATAATATTAAGATAATATTAAATAATTGATTAATCCACTAAAATTATGAAAAAATTTAAAGCAATGAGAAGGCTGAATAAAGAGCATGGGTTGGCACTTGATATAACGCAAGTTAAAAACTTTCTCAAGATAGAACATAATACCGATGACGATTTAATTAAAACAATGATAAATGCCGCTGTCGAAGTGTGTGAAAATTATACTGGGCTCGCTTTAATCAATCAGGAATGGCTTATCCAATTTAGTGATATTGCAACCTATAAGATTGAATTGCCTATACGACCTATAGAAAACATAAAGCAAGTGGAGATAAGATATCATGATGGGAGTAAAATGAAATACGGGCTCGAGCATTATAGCTTGGATCAGAATTGTTTATTGCTTCACGTCACTCCGATTGCAGCACAAATTGATATAATATGTAAGTGTGGATATGGTTCTTCATTTGCAGCAATTCCTGCTCATTTGGGTTCAATTTTACTCGAGCATGTTGCTCACCTGTATGAGTCGCGCGGTACTAAAGTAAGTTTCGATATGAAAAGATATGACCCGTTTAAAAAATTAAAAATATAAACAGCTATGAACCCAAAATTTACTCAACTAAATAAAAGAATTACCTTTCAAATTTATAAATTAGCTCGTGATGACATAGGCGACAGTATTCATACCTGGCATGACGGTATATCCGTCTGGGCGGCCGTAACTCCTCATAAGGGAAATGTTAAGCATAGGGCTCATGTAGATTTAAAAGAAGGGCATTATAGCATAGTGATTCGCTACAACGAGAATATCACGGAAAATATGCGGATAAAATTTAACCGGCAAATATTCAAAATTGAAAAGATCATAAATCATAACCAAGCAGATATATTTCAAATCATCTATTGCAGAGAGGAATAACATGACATCTATAATATCATTTAAAAAAGAATTAATAGGGGCACTAAATAATTGTCAAAAATTATCCGGCAAAATATCAGGTGTATATTCAGGGCTAATTGAAGAAGTAAGCTTACCGGTAGTAAAATTCAGTAATCTTATAGTTGAGGATTGGTCATCCGTCTCAAGTAACGGCAGGGTGTTTAACGTGAGCTTAGAAGTTATGACTCGCGATATAAGCAGCAAAACCTGTGTTGAAATTATTGACCTGCTCGAAGATTATTTACCGACCTTAAATAATGTTTTTCAAGACTTCATTGTCTCGAAAATAAGAATATTAGGTTCTAAAATAAACTTTCTTAAAGCTGAAAGGCTATGGTGCGGAGAAATTAAAGTAAAATTCTGGATAGAAACAATTCATTAAATATATGACAGCACAAGATTTTGATAATTCAGCTTTTTATTTTGATATTAAAAATAAAAGCTACCGGATTAAAGGAGTAAAAATATATGACTTTAGTCTACAAAACGAATTTCTAAATGAAAACAGTATTTTGGATACTAATTGGAAAACCAAATTTCCTGCCTCCTCTACAAATAGTTTAACTGTTTCTATGGGAGGAGAATATCATAAAAGTGAAGCGCAGAATCTACTGAAAAGCTTAGCTTTCAATAATAGTGAATTAGAGTGCAGGATATACCTGGACAGCGGACTGATAAGCGGAAAGTTTTTAATTGCTAAGTACGAAGTAACCGCAAAATTTGATTCATTCATTGAATTTGAGATAGGTCTGGTTAGTTCCGGGCTGATTAAACATACTATTAACCAATGAAATAAATACATATGCAAAACGTTCAAGAGAATTATTTTAGAAATATAATCAGTAAAAAGAAAGCTTTTAAAGGAGATAAGGAAATTGAGCATAATATGCAGGAAGTTGCTCTTAGAATCGAAATAAAAATAGCCCATTTGAGGTCGGAATTGCTTAAATGGTTTATCGGAGTTTCACTTATTCAAA contains:
- a CDS encoding phage tail tube protein, which codes for MTAQDFDNSAFYFDIKNKSYRIKGVKIYDFSLQNEFLNENSILDTNWKTKFPASSTNSLTVSMGGEYHKSEAQNLLKSLAFNNSELECRIYLDSGLISGKFLIAKYEVTAKFDSFIEFEIGLVSSGLIKHTINQ
- a CDS encoding phage head closure protein codes for the protein MNPKFTQLNKRITFQIYKLARDDIGDSIHTWHDGISVWAAVTPHKGNVKHRAHVDLKEGHYSIVIRYNENITENMRIKFNRQIFKIEKIINHNQADIFQIIYCREE
- a CDS encoding phage major capsid protein, whose product is MNIGEITQKVDTLAQNWEQFKVINDRKLAEVNKHGTADPLTEMHLKRLNDSIDHYQKSINKIETALSRPAAEVKAEYNNIDEQNHGKAFCNYLRKGIEHDLINIEQKHAKLSDRNSGYLITNKMAVKIAQALRELSPIRKLASIAEISSSSLEIIEDRAETNAGWTQEVDNLDKSTQLNLSKKVIPVHELYAQPKLTQKLIDDTSIDLESWMANKLIDIFERKENEAFISGDGEGKPKGMLTYRAGKEWGKIEQIHSSVNGKITAESIVKLFFSLKNAYTNNAKFLMSRDAMQSIRTLKDPVSGIYLWQPALEHKVPNTLLGAEVVESADMPSMKDGSLSIIYGDFKHAYQIADRQDIRILRDPFTNKPFVKFYTTKRVGGDVINFEALKIMKLSA
- a CDS encoding head-tail connector protein; the encoded protein is MKKFKAMRRLNKEHGLALDITQVKNFLKIEHNTDDDLIKTMINAAVEVCENYTGLALINQEWLIQFSDIATYKIELPIRPIENIKQVEIRYHDGSKMKYGLEHYSLDQNCLLLHVTPIAAQIDIICKCGYGSSFAAIPAHLGSILLEHVAHLYESRGTKVSFDMKRYDPFKKLKI